Proteins co-encoded in one Panulirus ornatus isolate Po-2019 chromosome 68, ASM3632096v1, whole genome shotgun sequence genomic window:
- the LOC139747465 gene encoding LOW QUALITY PROTEIN: gamma-tubulin complex component 2-like (The sequence of the model RefSeq protein was modified relative to this genomic sequence to represent the inferred CDS: inserted 1 base in 1 codon) has protein sequence MWHKRLCFDXRWRVKLSAADNRRVCCFSLYFVKKKNHHTLIMSEFRIHHHVSELFSLLGIRSDAAERYTETLSESVQRFINTQVSASSAVRVLAESAPNPQAFLNKYDELKSRNVRDLDPLVVFLSSLVQDEEVRKAVEGSSKLRLREDGLTLTTVPSIVSDIEHVAETKLSKDQLNELRDRLLRESQVMHAPSEALRSVERGEKRTVHLGPPTPSWLNNRPYLSLDFVKLEHRQDIGALGEVASSSQEHQLIEDILCVMMGVEGIYITVQPPTKPYDPPEFSVDPSVEPSLSTLVSRILPLCGYYSQLIRFIENKSCYHHGLVNQALSASITNLIKDYMLLVTQLEELHQRWALTLHKLYFYVEKTMAVMDMLACVTRVINKSEAHGGAVLSILHDRTVSLTGCGQLQDVMVFLTQSAAVPYLNMLAKWLYRGIINDPYNEFMVVDRESGCEENEEEDLADDYWEKRYTVVPQNIPTFLQVHANVILRTGKYLNVIRQSDRSVVCPDQEELVYSVRDQSYAEVIERTYNFASKRLLEMLMKEKDLMGRLRSVKHYFLLDQGDFVVQLMSLCEDELSKNIDDVLPTRLESLLELALRTSAANNDLYKDDIECDLQPITLMNQMLRILSIETEDEREYYPQEERLQLTGLQGFSLGYRVTWPVSLVLDRKTIACYQMIFRHLFYCKHVEKLLCRVWVSNKVAKSFPLSASRTYTAAFALRQRMLNFIQNIEYYMMFEVIERNWQTFISKMQKVENVDEVLAFHNDFLSGCLKDCMLTSPELLRMISKLTTICVSFANFIERMKKYYLEAELWMSDERRDSIDREESPEPAATTHEDSQSFEQTISRFEIQFSGMIYTLMERISEMGRDNYNDALVNVIYRLDFNMYYAKKHEHLRMATSPEASLDYNSGPVSAEYDGQQYL, from the exons ATGTGGCACAAGCGACTTTGTTTTG GAAGATGGCGGGTAAAGTTGTCTGCTGCCGATAATCGTCGCGTCTGTTGTTTTTCGTTATATTTCGTGAAAAAAAAG AATCATCATACATTAATCATGAGTGAATTCAGGATTCATCACCATGTCAGTGAACTGTTTTCCCTTCTAGG AATCAGATCAGATGCTGCTGAAAGGTACACAGAGACCCTGAGTGAATCTGTCCAGCGGTTCATTAACACCCAGGTGTCAGCATCCAGTGCAGTAAGAGTATTGGCAGAAAGTGCCCCCAACCCACAAGCCTTCCTCAATAAATATGATGAACTCAAAAGTCGCAA TGTCCGAGACTTGGATCCGTTGGTGGTGTTTTTGAGTAGTCTAGTgcaagatgaagaagtaaggaaaGCAGTGGAAGGCAGTTCTAAGCTAAGATTAAGAGAGGATGGACTAACACTCACCACAGTTCCCTCCATTGTATCAGATATTGAACACGTTGCTGAGACAAAATTATCCAAAGATCAACTAAATGAG ctAAGAGACCGATTATTAAGGGAATCACAAGTCATGCATGCACCCAGTGAAGCTTTGCGGAGTgtagaaagaggagaaaaaagaactGTGCATTTGGGACCACCAACTCCAAGCTGGTTAAACAACAGACCATATCTTTCTCTAGATTTTGTCAAGCTGGAACATAGACAAGATATTGGGGCACTAG GAGAAGTTGCATCATCATCACAGGAGCATCAGCTGATTGAAGATATATTATGTGTAATGATGGGGGTTGAGGGGATATATATCACAGTCCAACCTCCTACCAAGCCATATGATCCTCCAGAGTTCTCAGTTGATCCCTCAGTAG AGCCATCTCTAAGTACATTAGTGAGTCGCATCCTGCCTTTGTGTGGGTACTATTCTCAGTTGATAAGGTTTATTGAGAACAAGAGTTGCTACCACCATGGCTTGGTAAATCAGGCACTATCTGCATCTATCACCAACCTCATCAAAGACTATATG CTACTGGTGACACAGCTAGAAGAGCTACATCAGCGTTGGGCCCTAACTCTCCATAAGCTGTATTTCTATGTTGAGAAGACCATGGCAGTTATGGACATGTTAGCATGTGTAACTAGAGTTATCAACAAG TCAGAGGCACATGGAGGTGCAGTCCTGAGCATACTGCATGACCGTACTGTCAGCCTCACAGGTTGTGGACAACTGCAGGATGTTATGGTTTTCCTCACACAGTCTGCAGCTGTACCCTATTTGAATATGCTGGCAAAATGGCTGTACAGAGGCATCATAAATGATCCGTATAATGAG TTTATGGTAGTGGACAGAGAAAGTGGCtgtgaagagaatgaggaagaagatCTGGCTGATGATTACTGGGAGAAGCGGTACACTGTCGTTCCTCAGAATATTCCCACATTCTTGCAAGTACATGCAAATGTTATTCTTCGTACTGGAAAGTATTTGAATGTAATACGCCAGTCAG ACCGTAGTGTAGTGTGTCCTGATCAGGAGGAACTGGTATATAGTGTACGTGACCAGTCATATGCTGAAGTTATTGAGAGAACATACAACTTTGCCTCCAAGAGGTTACTGGAAATgctgatgaaagaaaaagaccTGATGGGACGACTAAG ATCTGTAAAACATTACTTCTTACTGGATCAAGGTGATTTTGTGGTCCAGCTCATGAGTTTGTGTGAAGATGAATTGAGCAAGAATATTGATGATGTATTGCCCACAAGACTTGAATCATTGCTGGAGTTAGCACTCAGGACATCAGCAGCTAATAATGACCTGTACAAGGATGACATTGAATGTGACTTGCAACCCATAACCCTAATGAATCAGATGTTGAGAATTTTAAG CATAGAGACAGAAGATGAGCGAGAGTACTACCCACAAGAGGAGAGACTGCAGTTGACTGGGCTTCAAGGATTCTCACTTGGTTACCGGGTGACATGGCCAGTCTCACTGGTGCTGGACCGCAAGACTATAGCTTGCTACCAGATGATCTTCAGACATCTATTTTATTGTAAACATGTGGAGAAATTGCTTTGCAG AGTCTGGGTCAGTAATAAAGTGGCCAAAAGCTTTCCTCTGTCAGCTTCCCGCACCTACACTGCAGCATTTGCTCTGAGGCAGCGGATGCTCAACTTCATCCAAAATATTGAATACTACATGATGTTTGAGGTTATAGAACGTAACTGGCAGACTTTCATAAGTAAAATGCAGAAG GTGGAGAATGTAGATGAAGTGCTAGCATTTCATAATGATTTCCTAAGTGGCTGTTTGAAGGACTGTATGCTTACATCACCAGAACTTCTACGCATGATTTCTAAACTCACCACAATTTGTGTCAGCTTTGCCAATTTCATAGAG AGAATGAAAAAATACTACTTGGAAGCAGAGCTATGGATGTCTGATGAGCGAAGAGACTCGATAGATCGTGAG GAATCTCCTGAACCAGCTGCAACAACACATGAAGACAGTCAGAGCTTTGAGCAGACCATTTCCAGGTTTGAGATTCAGTTCTCGGGCATGATCTACACACTTATGGAGAGAATCTCAGAAATGGGTCGGGACAACTACAACGATGCATTGGTTAATGTAATCTATAG ACTGGACTTCAACATGTACTATGCCAAGAAACATGAACATCTACGGATGGCAACTTCTCCCGAAGCATCGCTTGACTATAATAGTGGTCCTGTGTCTGCTGAGTATGATGGTCAACAGTATCTTTAG